Proteins co-encoded in one Flavobacteriales bacterium genomic window:
- a CDS encoding LemA family protein has product MPKFKLAAILGAIFFPIIIVVVYATTTVQTTYNDMVVKNETVTSSWSQVENVYQRRADLIPNLVSTVKGYAEHEKSTLTEVISARAKATSINIDANNLNAASIQQFQKAQAGLSSALSKLMMVSERYPDLKANQNFLELQSQLEGTENRIAVERKRFNESVKSYNSYILVFPTNIIAGFFAMEKRVYFESDEGAEKAPEVKF; this is encoded by the coding sequence ATGCCAAAGTTTAAGTTAGCAGCAATATTGGGAGCCATATTTTTCCCAATTATTATTGTTGTAGTGTATGCGACCACCACGGTTCAAACTACTTATAATGACATGGTAGTCAAAAACGAAACCGTTACCAGTTCTTGGTCTCAAGTAGAAAATGTATACCAACGTAGAGCCGATTTAATACCCAATCTAGTTTCTACTGTAAAAGGATATGCGGAGCATGAAAAATCAACACTTACCGAAGTAATTTCAGCTAGAGCTAAAGCCACAAGTATTAATATTGACGCCAACAATCTAAATGCAGCATCGATTCAGCAATTTCAAAAAGCACAAGCTGGTTTAAGTTCTGCTCTATCAAAACTAATGATGGTATCAGAGAGATACCCGGACCTAAAGGCAAATCAAAATTTCTTGGAACTGCAATCACAATTGGAAGGAACAGAAAACAGAATTGCTGTGGAACGTAAAAGGTTTAATGAATCTGTAAAAAGTTATAACTCCTACATTTTAGTTTTCCCTACTAATATTATTGCAGGCTTCTTTGCGATGGAGAAAAGAGTATACTTCGAATCGGATGAAGGAGCAGAAAAAGCACCTGAAGTAAAATTTTAA